The following are encoded together in the Zingiber officinale cultivar Zhangliang chromosome 8A, Zo_v1.1, whole genome shotgun sequence genome:
- the LOC122007945 gene encoding hypersensitive-induced response protein-like protein 1, giving the protein MGQAFCCVQVDQSTVAIKESFGKFDDVLQPGCHCLPWIFGKRVAGRLSLRMKQLDVKCETKTKDNVFVNVVASIQYRALPNKASDAFYKLSNTQSQIQAYVFDVIRASVPKLILDDTFEQKNEIAKAVEEELEKAMSAYGFEIVQTLIVDIEPDEHVKRAMNEINAAARLRMAANEKAEAEKIVQIKKAEGEAEAKYLSGVGIARQRQAIVDGLRDSVLGFSVNVPGTTPKDVLDMVLITQYFDTMKEIGAQSKSSSVFIPHGPGAVRDIAQQVRDGLLQASTH; this is encoded by the exons ATGGGCCAAGCTTTCTGCTGCGTTCAAGTAGACCAATCCACGGTAGCGATCAAGGAATCCTTTGGGAAATTCGACGATGTGCTTCAGCCTGGATGCCACTGCTTGCCTTGGATCTTCGGCAAGCGTGTCGCCGGTCGCCTCTCCCTCCGAATGAAGCAGCTCGACGTCAAATGTGAAACAAAGACAAAG GACAATGTGTTTGTGAACGTTGTGGCATCCATCCAATACCGTGCTCTGCCAAACAAAGCAAGCGATGCTTTCTATAAGCTTAGCAACACACAGTCTCAGATCCAAGCTTATGTATTTGACG TGATAAGAGCCAGTGTGCCAAAGCTCATCCTGGACGATACTTTTGAGCAAAAGAATGAGATAGCCAAAGCTGTGGAAGAGGAACTTGAGAAGGCCATGTCTGCTTATGGCTTCGAGATTGTGCAGACTCTCATCGTCGATATTGAACCAGATGAGCATGTTAAAAGAGCAATGAATGAAATCAACGCAG CTGCAAGATTGAGAATGGCAGCAAACGAGAAGGCGGAAGCCGAAAAGATTGTGCAGATTAAGAAGGCGGAGGGTGAAGCGGAGGCCAAGTATTTGTCGGGCGTGGGCATTGCCCGTCAGCGCCAAGCCATCGTGGACGGCCTGAGAGACAGCGTGCTTGGCTTCTCTGTGAACGTGCCAGGAACAACTCCGAAGGACGTGTTGGACATGGTGCTCATCACCCAGTACTTCGACACCATGAAGGAGATCGGAGCACAGTCCAAGTCCTCGTCAGTTTTCATCCCTCATGGACCGGGGGCCGTCCGTGACATTGCTCAACAAGTCCGGGACGGCCTTCTCCAAGCATCTACCCATTGA